Genomic segment of Nostoc sp. TCL240-02:
GGAACAAGATATGAATAGTTTTTTCAAAAATTACTTTTGCGGAGGTGGTGACAAATCACCATATCCCAAATATATAGAACGGGCAGATGGGCAGGCTTTTAACCAACCCTATGAAATCAAAGGGACAAAAATGTACGGCTTTGTCGTTGAGGGTTCAATGGCGAAGTTGCAAGAGGTGTGTGATAAATATCTCAACGATCCCAATAACGGAGAGATTGAATATCGCCCAGCGATGAACTATCTCGTTCTGACATTCAACAAGATAGATTCTTTAAGTTCCATCTATCCTCCCGACTATGACAAAGGAACTGTGCATGAAGAAGAAGCCATCTTTTGGATGTTAACAGTGGTAGGTAAAAGAGTCGGGCCTTTATTTATAGCCGAACGCCTAGCTTGGTTTATGCCTTACGTGTACGTGAATAATTCTCCCATCCTAGTTTCGGGTAGAGAAGTCTATGGCTTCTTTAAAGAACTTGGCCTATTTCAGATCCCTGAATTAAATCAAGAACCAGATTTATTCACTGTAGATACCTTAGTATTTAAAGAATTTTCTCCTACAAGCCAATCTCTAGATGCTCGCCTGCTGGAAGTTCAACGCGTCAATACAGGAGAGAAACATCAAGCCATCAAGACATGGGACACCTTTGAGGAAGCAGCAAGAGCGATCGCTAGTTTATTATTTGACAAAAACGAAATTCTGATTCCTGGCTTACAGTTACCCTTCAATCTCCTCGAATATCTCTTAGAAAAAATCGTCCCTCTCGTTACCCTTAAACAAATCCGCGACGTAGAAAACAGCAAAAAAGCCTGCTATCAAGCACTGATTGAATCCCCCATGCAACTACAAACCTTCTATGGCGGAAAACTCTTTGGCGATCAATTTCAACTAAAAATCAATAACTTCGCTAGCCAACCAATCGTCCAAGACTTAGGACTACATAAAGGCTATCCCGCAGGTAGCGAATCCATAAATATCCCCGTAAAACTCGGTTTCGTGCTGCACTTCGACTTCACCCTCAAAGATGGGAAAACCGTTTGGCAAGCACCACAGAAAAATTAGCATTGGGCAAATATAATTCCCTACTACACAAGCAAAGTCCATCTAATGCAAAATCAAGGGTTTACTAACCTGCGAAGGCAGGTTTTGCCTGTGTAGCCGCGACTTCTAGTCGCCCAAACTTTCTCAACTAGCATCAGGAAAAACAAATATGTCTGAAACCTTTAAGCCCAAAAAAATCGCTATTTTAGGCGGTGGAATATCATCCCTAACCACTGCTTATGAATTAACCAGTCAATCAGGGTGGGATAGTCTCTACGATATTACTATTTATCAAACAGGTTGGCGTTTGGGTGGTAAATGTGCAACTGGACGCAATATCAAACCCCATACACCCAATTCTGAACCAGACTATCGCATCGAAGAACACGGACTGCACATTTTTTTTGGATTCTACGAAAATGCTTTTCGTCTACTCAAGCAATGCTACGACGAATTAGGTGGTAACGGGCCTTTCAGCACCATAGAAGACGCATTCAAGCCTCACAGTCTCATCGTCTTAGAAGAATACATCAATAAAAATTGGAAAACTTTACCTTTTGATTTTCCTACCAATTCTCTAGTTCCTTGGGAAGGCGGCGGCATTTCTTCCCTTTGGGAACATATCTGCACAACCATTGAATTTGTCATTCAGACTTACGGAGTAATTGATGATTATAGTCAGTCAAAGTCTACCAAAAGTTCTTCAACATCTTTTGCCAAACAAATGGCATTAGGCAAAGAGGTAATGGAATGTTTATCAGATAGTAGTCTCTTACAGTTTCCTAGCCAGTTGATTCAGTTATTTCTCCAACAACCCATGTTTTGGGGAGGATGGCTGAACAATATCAACCAATTTATTGGTAATATCCTTCAAAACCTAGATTTGACTTCTGAAAAAGTATTTTTAAATCTTGCCTACAACCTAGCTAAATCACTTCCCAAAAATACCAAAACTCACAGACGCGAACATCATCAGTTAATTCTTAAGCTCATAGACCGCTTTAAAGAACACTTAATCTCTGAGATAGAATCTAAGATTGGGCAAAACCCTGATATGTTGTGGCGTTTAACACTCATCGATTTAGCATTAGCAAACATCCGGGGTTTGTTTGTCGATGAGATAATTGATTTTCGTTCCCTAGACAGTTTAGATGAGTACAACTACAAAGACTGGCTACTAAAACACGGAGCTAGAGAATCAAGCGTTAAATCAGCATTTATTCGCGTCTTATACGATTTAGTGTATGGTTTTCCAGAAGGTAATACCGATAAACCCCAACTAGCAGCCGGAACAGCTATTCGTGTCCTCACCACTATCTTGTTCAAATACAATGGCGCAATCATGTGGAAAATGCAATCAGGGATGGCAGATGTAGTCATCACTCCACTATATGAAGTGCTAAAGCGTCGTGGTGTAAAATTCAAGTTCTTCCATGTTGTCAAGCAGTTACATTTGGATCAAAATCAGCAATCAATTGCCAGTATAACTTTGGCTCGTCAAGTAAATTTAAAAAACCCAAAGCAAGAATATCAACCACTTATCACAGTTAAAGACATTCGTTGTTGGCCTAGTGAACCTCTTTACGATCAGATTGTCGATGAAGAAGCCCAAAAACTCCAAGACCAAGAAATTAACCTTGAGTCATATTGGACACCTTGGCAGAATGTAGATAAAATTACCCTCACTAAAGGCAATGATTTTGATATTGTGTTGCTGGGAATTTCTATAGCCGCTTTACCCTCCATTTGCAGTGAATTGCTCCATGCTAAAAAAAATCCGGCTCACCAAAAATGGAGCGAGATGTTAACGCAAGTCAAAACAGTAACTACTCAAGGCGGACAAATATGGCTGAAGCCTACCTTATCGCAATTAGGATGGCAACAACCTAGCCCTGTGCTAGGAGCTTACGTTGAACCACTTGATGTCTATGCAGATATGAGCGAGTTAGTACAACGAGAAAATTGGCCTTCCGATTATTATCCTTACAATGCAGCTTATTTCACGGGTGTAATTGCAGATCCAGGGATTCCTCCCCACACAGCTTATGATTTTCCAGATAAAGCTCAAAAAAAGGTACAACAAGAAGCAATTAACTTCCTGAATAATCACATCGGACAGCTTTGGCCTGATGCTACTCAGCCAAAAAATCCCCAAGGATTGAATTGGGATTTACTAATAGATTTTCAAAACCGTCAGGCAGTAGAACGCTTTAAAGCTCAATACTGGCGAGTTAACATTAACCCATCAGAACGATATGTGCTGTCTGTACCTGGAAGTAGCAAGCATCGGCTCAAAACTGATGAATCTGGGTTTGATAACCTTTATCTAGCTGGCGACTGGATTAACAACGGTTACAATTCCGGTTGTGTAGAAGCTACAGTCATGTCTGCAATGCAAGCAACACGAGCTATTCTAAACCAATGCTTCCATATAAAATACACCAAAGAAATTATTGGTGAGTGGGATTCTTGGTTATAATGAGGTGCATTTTAACAAACTCAACAAAAATTAGCATTATTTAGGTTGTTAAAACCTATACTATCTGATAAATCGATACATTTTTAATGTTTGTTCTATAACAGATTTTAAAAATGTATTTATTATTCTTTTAATAATAGGTTCATTAGTTGGAACTTTGAAGTTTTTTTAAATATTAGTATTACCAATGATTACATTATCGAATTACCAAATTATAGAATTAATTGATGAGGGGATAAAAACTGCTGTTTATCGAGCCAGGAGAAATCAAGATGGTCAAATAGTAGTTATTAAGCTTTTAAAAACAGAATACCCTGAGCTAAGAGATATAGCAGCCTTTAAACATGAATATGAGCTAATCAAAAATTTAGATATCTCAGGAGTTATTCAAGCTCATAGCTTAG
This window contains:
- a CDS encoding FAD/NAD(P)-binding protein, encoding MSETFKPKKIAILGGGISSLTTAYELTSQSGWDSLYDITIYQTGWRLGGKCATGRNIKPHTPNSEPDYRIEEHGLHIFFGFYENAFRLLKQCYDELGGNGPFSTIEDAFKPHSLIVLEEYINKNWKTLPFDFPTNSLVPWEGGGISSLWEHICTTIEFVIQTYGVIDDYSQSKSTKSSSTSFAKQMALGKEVMECLSDSSLLQFPSQLIQLFLQQPMFWGGWLNNINQFIGNILQNLDLTSEKVFLNLAYNLAKSLPKNTKTHRREHHQLILKLIDRFKEHLISEIESKIGQNPDMLWRLTLIDLALANIRGLFVDEIIDFRSLDSLDEYNYKDWLLKHGARESSVKSAFIRVLYDLVYGFPEGNTDKPQLAAGTAIRVLTTILFKYNGAIMWKMQSGMADVVITPLYEVLKRRGVKFKFFHVVKQLHLDQNQQSIASITLARQVNLKNPKQEYQPLITVKDIRCWPSEPLYDQIVDEEAQKLQDQEINLESYWTPWQNVDKITLTKGNDFDIVLLGISIAALPSICSELLHAKKNPAHQKWSEMLTQVKTVTTQGGQIWLKPTLSQLGWQQPSPVLGAYVEPLDVYADMSELVQRENWPSDYYPYNAAYFTGVIADPGIPPHTAYDFPDKAQKKVQQEAINFLNNHIGQLWPDATQPKNPQGLNWDLLIDFQNRQAVERFKAQYWRVNINPSERYVLSVPGSSKHRLKTDESGFDNLYLAGDWINNGYNSGCVEATVMSAMQATRAILNQCFHIKYTKEIIGEWDSWL